A region from the Cryptosporangium arvum DSM 44712 genome encodes:
- a CDS encoding serine/threonine-protein kinase has translation MEGIADYEFVRSLGDGNHGEFFLAKTPARLPVEAELVAVKVLSGSTTQEVFRRATRELSAFAAVRSEHLVTLYDAGQQGGVFYYSMEYLPDGSLAEPAYLLDESATLRAVAHAARAAHALHEAGIVHRDIKPGNVLLHPEGGKLSDLGLSQVLAPGMTLTGMGSLGSIEFVDPDVLHGEPPSRASDVYSLGVTLHYALTQQGLHGELPDHDPVLALRKVLSSPPSIDPGLDDSLAEIVSWTIAPDRTERPATALAVAERLEALVTA, from the coding sequence GTGGAGGGCATCGCCGACTACGAGTTCGTCCGGTCCCTGGGCGACGGCAACCACGGTGAGTTCTTCCTCGCCAAGACGCCGGCCCGGCTGCCGGTCGAGGCGGAACTGGTGGCGGTGAAGGTGCTGTCCGGCTCCACCACCCAGGAGGTGTTCCGGCGCGCCACCCGCGAGCTGTCGGCCTTCGCCGCGGTGCGGTCGGAGCACCTCGTGACGCTCTACGACGCCGGTCAGCAGGGCGGGGTCTTCTACTACTCGATGGAGTACCTGCCCGACGGGTCGCTCGCCGAGCCCGCGTACCTCCTCGACGAGTCGGCGACGCTGCGTGCGGTCGCGCACGCCGCCCGGGCCGCCCACGCGCTGCACGAGGCCGGCATCGTCCACCGGGACATCAAGCCCGGCAACGTGCTGCTGCACCCCGAGGGCGGCAAGCTGTCCGACCTGGGGCTGTCGCAGGTGCTGGCGCCCGGAATGACGCTGACCGGCATGGGTTCGCTCGGTTCGATCGAGTTCGTCGACCCGGACGTGCTGCACGGCGAGCCGCCGTCGCGCGCGAGCGACGTGTACTCGCTCGGCGTGACGCTGCACTACGCGTTGACGCAGCAGGGCCTGCACGGCGAGCTGCCCGACCACGACCCGGTGCTCGCGCTGCGCAAGGTGCTCTCGTCGCCGCCGTCGATCGACCCTGGGCTCGACGACTCGCTCGCCGAGATCGTGTCCTGGACGATCGCGCCCGACCGCACCGAACGCCCCGCCACCGCCCTCGCGGTCGCCGAGCGACTCGAAGCGTTGGTCACCGCCTAG